From a single Ensifer adhaerens genomic region:
- a CDS encoding Uncharacterized conserved protein GlcG, DUF336 family, with product MLSLSAASTIIDTAIAEARSRSLAPIVVAVLDAGGHLVAYKREDKSGIIRFDIAFGKAWGSLGMGFGSRELTERSAKNPAFFSALGVVSQGRIVPSPGGVLIVDADGDIIGAVGISGDTGDNDEVCAIAGIEKAGFRAVPKMNT from the coding sequence ATGCTCTCACTTTCTGCAGCCTCCACCATCATTGACACGGCCATTGCCGAAGCCCGCAGCCGAAGCCTTGCACCCATCGTCGTCGCCGTGCTCGACGCCGGCGGTCATCTCGTCGCCTACAAGCGCGAGGACAAGTCCGGCATCATCCGCTTCGATATCGCCTTTGGCAAAGCCTGGGGTTCGCTTGGCATGGGCTTCGGCTCTCGCGAACTGACGGAGCGCTCGGCCAAGAACCCCGCCTTTTTCTCAGCACTTGGCGTCGTCAGCCAGGGCCGGATCGTGCCCTCACCGGGCGGCGTGCTGATCGTGGACGCTGATGGCGACATCATCGGCGCCGTGGGCATTTCCGGCGACACCGGCGACAATGATGAGGTCTGCGCCATTGCCGGCATCGAAAAGGCAGGCTTCCGCGCCGTTCCGAAGATGAACACCTGA